The sequence below is a genomic window from Leptospira inadai serovar Lyme str. 10.
CTATGATTCGCCTGCCTGGGAAAAAGACGTGGAGGAATTGGACAAGGTTTGGAAGCCGGAGTAATTCAGAGGACAGAGGACAGAGGACAGAGGACAGAGGACAGAGGACAGAGGACAGAGGACAGAGGACAGATAATTATTCCTATTACCCTGACAACAATTTTTTTAAAAACGAATTATGCTGGAACTCCTACCCGATAATATCCTAAATTTGGGGATAGCTATGCAGTGGGCAAGTCGTCGATGTCCGGTAACCGGATTTTCCTGGGGGATCGACGACAGGATCAAAGAAAATCTCGTAAAATTAATTTTCCGGAATCCGTTTTCGAACTTCAAGTTGAAAATCTTTTAAATCAAAGTACATTAAAATGTTATTTGAGTCGGGGGGCTGCTCAGGGTAGTCTTCGAATCCTGAGTTTTTATAAAAATTGACGGCTTCTTTTCTAGCATCGACGATCAGAAATCGACACCCGGTTTTATTATTAGTTATGAACCAAGATTTCAATAAGCCTAATACGATTTTTCCGAATCCATTTCCTTGGTATTTTGAATGCGTTGCAAATCGGCCAATCAGGACTGCGGGATACGCTTTGTATTGAGTATTATGCGGTATAATTTGCCGAAATTCCAATACCGTGTTGATCGCGCTGTTACTGAGACAAAATCCGACTAGAGGTTCTTCTATCCC
It includes:
- a CDS encoding GNAT family N-acetyltransferase produces the protein MELPSYKDYFLKPISETNLELFQCDSELESYFKLDAQDSESELISKNYFLHCNGIEEPLVGFCLSNSAINTVLEFRQIIPHNTQYKAYPAVLIGRFATHSKYQGNGFGKIVLGLLKSWFITNNKTGCRFLIVDARKEAVNFYKNSGFEDYPEQPPDSNNILMYFDLKDFQLEVRKRIPEN